From a single Lolium rigidum isolate FL_2022 chromosome 7, APGP_CSIRO_Lrig_0.1, whole genome shotgun sequence genomic region:
- the LOC124674252 gene encoding sugar transport protein MST6-like: MAGGAVVNTGGGKDYPGKLTMFVLFACIVAATGGLIFGYDIGISGGVTSMNPFLIKFFPGVYRQEQEAERNQSNQYCKFDSQLLTIFTSSLYLAALVASFFAATVTRVAGRKWSMFAGGVTFLVGAALNGAANNLLMLILGRVLLGIGVGFANQSVPVYLSEMAPARLRGMLNIGFQQMITLGILCANLINYGTAKIKGGWGWRVSLALAAVPAAIIAIGSLFLPDTPNSLIDRGYTDEAKRMLRRVRGTDDVEEEYGDLVAASDESKLVAHPWRNILQRRYRPQLVFAVAIPFFQQLTGINVIMFYAPVLFKTLGFADDASLMSAVITGLVNVFATSVSIVTVDRLGRRKLFLQGGAQMLACQIVVGALIGAKFGFSGVADIPKGYATFVVLFICAYVAGFAWSWGPLGWLVPSEIFPLEIRSAGQSITVSVNMFCTFIIAQAFLPMLCRLKFMLFFFFGAWVLVMTLFVAFFLPETKNVPIEEMVLVWKSHWYWSRFIRDEDVHVGAGVQMHSNGKIQAAKLNV, from the exons ATGGCCGGCGGCGCGGTGGTGAACACCGGAGGGGGCAAGGACTACCCCGGCAAGCTCACCATGTTCGTGCTCTTCGCCTGCATCGTCGCCGCCACCGGCGGCCTCATCTTCGGATACGACATCGGAATCTCCG GTGGCGTGACGTCCATGAACCCCTTCCTCATCAAGTTCTTCCCGGGGGTGTACCGGCAggagcaggaggcggagcgcaacCAGAGCAACCAGTACTGCAAGTTCGACAGCCAGCTGCTCACCATCTTCACCTCCTCGCTCTACCTCGCCGCGCTCGTCGCAtccttcttcgccgccaccgtcacCCGCGTCGCAGGGCGTAAGTGGTCCATGTTCGCCGGCGGCGTCACCTTCCTCGTCGGGGCAGCGCTCAACGGCGCCGCCAACAACCTACTCATGCTCATCCTCGGACGCGTCCTCCTCGGGATCGGCGTCGGCTTCGCCAACCAG TCGGTGCCGGTGTACCTGTCGGAGATGGCGCCGGCGAGGCTTCGCGGGATGCTCAACATCGGCTTCCAGCAGATGATCACCCTCGGCATCCTCTGCGCAAACCTCATCAACTACGGCACGGCCAAGATCAAGGGCGGCTGGGGGTGGCGCGTCAGCCTCGCGCTCGCCGCGGTGCCTGCCGCCATCATCGCCATCGGCTCGCTCTTCCTCCCCGACACCCCCAACTCCCTCATAGACCGCGGTTACACCGACGAGGCCAAGCGCATGCTCCGCCGCGTGCGCGGAACCGACGACGTCGAGGAGGAGTACGGCGACCTGGTGGCCGCCAGCGACGAGTCCAAGCTCGTCGCCCACCCGTGGCGCAACATATTGCAGCGCCGCTACCGGCCCCAGCTCGTCTTCGCCGTCGCCATCCCCTTCTTCCAGCAGCTCACTGGCATCAACGTCATCATGTTCTACGCGCCGGTCCTCTTCAAGACGCTCGGCTTCGCGGACGACGCGTCCCTCATGTCCGCCGTCATCACAGGCCTCGTCAACGTCTTCGCCACCTCCGTCTCCATCGTCACCGTCGACCGCCTCGGCCGCCGCAAGCTCTTCCTCCAGGGCGGCGCCCAGATGCTGGCGTGCCAGATCGTCGTCGGCGCCCTCATCGGCGCCAAGTTCGGCTTCTCCGGCGTCGCCGACATCCCCAAGGGCTACGCCACCTTCGTGGTGCTCTTCATCTGCGCCTACGTCGCAGGCTTCGCCTGGTCCTGGGGCCCGCTCGGGTGGCTCGTCCCCAGCGAGATCTTCCCGCTCGAGATCAGGTCGGCCGGGCAGAGCATCACCGTGTCCGTGAACATGTTCTGCACCTTCATCATCGCGCAGGCGTTCCTCCCCATGCTCTGCCGATTGAAGTtcatgctcttcttcttcttcggcgcatgggTGCTCGTCATGACCTTGTTCGTCGCCTTCTTCCTCCCGGAGACCAAGAACGTGCCCATCGAGGAGATGGTGCTCGTATGGAAGTCGCACTGGTACTGGAGCCGCTTCATCCGCGACGAGGACGTGCACGTCGGCGCAGGCGTCCAGATGCACTCCAACGGCAAGATCCAGGCCGCCAAGCTCAACGTCTAG